CCGTAGCCGCCGTACTCGTCCTCGGGGCAGCGCATGCCCAGCGACTGCTGTATGGCCATCTCCTGCCGGCGCAGCTGCATGGAGTCCACCAGGTCGTAGATGATGGCCATGGACCACATGGGCGACGGATACCACGACTTCACGTTGCCGTCCTTCCCCACCAGCAGCATGGAGAAGT
This genomic window from Solea senegalensis isolate Sse05_10M unplaced genomic scaffold, IFAPA_SoseM_1 scf7180000016108, whole genome shotgun sequence contains:
- the LOC122762816 gene encoding coiled-coil domain-containing protein 80-like, whose product is MRNYFQISPEYFSMLLVGKDGNVKSWYPSPMWSMAIIYDLVDSMQLRRQEMAIQQSLGMRCPEDEYGGYGYHQHGYEHGYQDGYHQGYGY